In one Candidatus Pelagibacter sp. HTCC7211 genomic region, the following are encoded:
- a CDS encoding DegT/DnrJ/EryC1/StrS family aminotransferase: MKKVYYGKAVYDNKEINAVLKVLKNDSLSLVDGKNVKILEKIVSSLFGKKYGLMVNSGSSANLLAIASLNFKKNSEIITPNLTFSTTVAPIYQLGLIPHFIGVEENKFLADPSHIEKCINKKTVAIMIPNLLGNIADWKKIHSIAKKHKLKVIEDSADTIGYTIDKKNAGKYSDITTNSFYASHIINGAGTGGIVCFNDFKLYQRAKLLRGWGRSSAHFNESESIKDRFNVKISGFDYDAKYIFSDLGYNFLPSEISATFAIEQIKKLKNNINIRNKNFDYLKNFFGDYDDLFNLPEQYKNVKTPWLAFPLVIKENKYFNRKEMQIFFEKNNIQTRTIFTGNILKQPVMRNKTYKKHPQCDAIANNVMKNGILLGCHQGMKKNELDYICQTFLKFLKNCQ, encoded by the coding sequence ATGAAAAAAGTTTATTACGGTAAGGCTGTTTACGATAATAAAGAGATTAATGCAGTTCTTAAAGTTCTCAAAAATGACAGTTTATCTCTAGTGGATGGTAAAAATGTTAAAATCTTAGAAAAAATAGTTTCATCTTTATTTGGAAAAAAATATGGTTTAATGGTCAATTCAGGATCATCTGCAAATCTACTTGCTATTGCATCATTAAACTTTAAAAAAAATTCAGAGATAATTACTCCAAATTTGACTTTTTCAACTACTGTGGCTCCAATTTATCAATTAGGTTTGATACCTCATTTTATAGGCGTAGAAGAAAATAAGTTTTTAGCCGACCCATCTCATATAGAAAAATGCATCAATAAAAAAACTGTTGCAATAATGATTCCAAATTTACTAGGCAATATAGCTGATTGGAAAAAAATTCATTCGATAGCTAAAAAACATAAACTTAAAGTTATCGAAGATTCAGCCGATACTATTGGTTATACTATTGACAAAAAAAATGCTGGGAAATATTCAGATATAACAACAAATAGTTTTTATGCATCACATATTATCAATGGAGCAGGAACAGGAGGAATAGTTTGCTTCAACGATTTTAAATTATACCAAAGAGCTAAACTTCTCAGGGGGTGGGGTAGATCTTCAGCTCATTTTAACGAGTCAGAAAGTATTAAAGATAGATTTAATGTTAAAATATCTGGATTTGATTATGATGCAAAATATATATTTTCAGATCTTGGTTATAACTTTTTACCTTCAGAGATATCAGCTACATTTGCTATCGAACAAATTAAAAAGCTAAAAAATAACATAAATATAAGAAATAAAAATTTTGATTATTTGAAAAATTTTTTTGGAGATTATGATGATTTATTTAATCTACCTGAACAATATAAAAATGTAAAAACACCATGGCTAGCTTTTCCTCTAGTAATAAAAGAAAATAAATATTTTAATAGAAAAGAAATGCAAATTTTCTTTGAAAAAAATAACATTCAGACGAGAACAATTTTTACTGGTAATATATTAAAACAACCTGTTATGAGAAATAAGACATATAAAAAACATCCTCAATGTGACGCAATTGCAAATAATGTTATGAAGAATGGAATTTTGCTTGGGTGCCATCAAGGAATGAAGAAAAATGAATTAGATTATATTTGTCAAACATTTTTAAAATTTCTAAAAAATTGTCAATAA
- the rfbC gene encoding dTDP-4-dehydrorhamnose 3,5-epimerase, producing the protein MSIIKTKFPGLVIYKRETFDDKRGYFRELFLKKDLNKKFVFDYYSLSKKNVLRGLHLQLKKPQGKLITVLSGKIFDVALDCRPKSKTFRQFYTVELSENENISLYIPEGFAHGFCSLANNTLLHYRCTNYRDKNSETGIYWKDKDLAINWPKKKFFVSSKDKKNILFKNFLESKIFKKIKF; encoded by the coding sequence TTGTCAATAATAAAAACTAAATTTCCTGGATTAGTAATTTATAAAAGAGAAACTTTCGATGATAAACGAGGATATTTTAGAGAATTATTTTTAAAAAAAGATTTAAATAAAAAATTTGTATTTGATTATTATTCTTTATCAAAAAAAAATGTACTAAGAGGATTGCACCTACAACTCAAAAAACCTCAAGGAAAACTAATAACTGTACTATCTGGAAAAATTTTCGATGTTGCTCTTGATTGTAGACCAAAATCAAAAACTTTTAGACAATTTTATACTGTAGAATTATCTGAAAATGAAAATATTTCTTTATATATTCCAGAGGGGTTTGCTCACGGATTTTGCAGTTTAGCTAATAATACTCTTTTGCATTATAGATGCACAAATTATAGAGATAAAAATTCAGAGACTGGTATTTATTGGAAAGATAAAGATTTGGCCATTAATTGGCCAAAAAAAAAATTTTTTGTGTCTTCTAAGGATAAAAAAAATATCTTATTTAAAAATTTTTTAGAGTCTAAAATATTTAAAAAAATTAAGTTTTAG
- the lepA gene encoding translation elongation factor 4 produces the protein MANIDNIRNFAIIAHIDHGKSTIADRIIHSCGGLTEREMKAQVLDSMDIERERGITIKAQTVKLNYKAKDGKNYILNIIDTPGHVDFSYEVSRSLYACEGSILIVDSTQGVEAQTLANVYQALDINHEIVPVLNKVDLPASDLEKTKTQIEEVIGIDTEGAVPCSGKTGEGINDILEQIITVLPGPKGEVSGDLKCLLVDSWYDTYLGVVILVRVIDGKISKNMKIKMMSTNQEYIVEKVGVFTPKATDINQLNAGEIGFITTGIKVLSETKVGDTICDAAKPLKEVLPGFKPSKPVVFCGLFPVDSSEYQKLKDGLAKLQLNDASFSFEPESSSALGLGFRCGFLGLLHLEIVTERLEREFDVNLLTTTPGVVYKVYMNNGSTIDLHNPSSLPDSTLIKTIEEPWIKATIITPDQYLGSIIKMCQDKRGVQTNLSYSGNRAVVNYELPLNEVVFDFNDRLKSMTSGYASFDYEIIEHREGDLVKLGILVNAEPVDALAMMIHKDFAQRTGREVCEKLKDLIPRHNFMIPVQAAIGGKIIARETIKGFKKDVLTKIHGGGATDRKRKLLEKQKKGKARSKQFGRVEIPQEAFIGVLKISKEK, from the coding sequence ATGGCAAACATTGATAATATAAGAAATTTTGCAATAATTGCGCATATTGACCATGGTAAATCTACGATAGCAGATAGAATAATTCATAGTTGTGGCGGACTTACTGAAAGAGAAATGAAGGCACAGGTACTAGACTCAATGGATATTGAGCGTGAGAGAGGGATTACCATCAAAGCACAAACTGTAAAACTTAATTATAAAGCAAAAGATGGTAAAAATTATATTCTAAATATTATTGATACACCGGGCCATGTTGATTTTAGTTATGAAGTAAGTAGATCTCTATATGCATGCGAAGGATCAATTTTAATTGTGGATAGTACTCAAGGTGTAGAGGCACAAACACTTGCAAATGTTTATCAGGCATTAGACATAAATCATGAAATTGTACCAGTACTAAATAAAGTTGATTTACCTGCATCAGATTTGGAAAAAACGAAAACACAGATTGAAGAAGTAATAGGCATAGATACGGAAGGAGCTGTTCCTTGTTCTGGAAAAACAGGAGAAGGTATTAATGATATTTTAGAACAAATTATAACTGTTCTACCTGGTCCCAAAGGCGAAGTTTCTGGAGATTTAAAATGTTTACTAGTTGATAGCTGGTATGACACTTATTTAGGAGTTGTTATCTTAGTTAGAGTAATTGATGGAAAGATTTCAAAAAATATGAAAATTAAAATGATGTCTACTAATCAAGAATATATCGTTGAAAAAGTTGGGGTATTTACACCTAAAGCTACAGATATTAATCAATTAAATGCTGGTGAAATAGGATTTATAACAACTGGAATAAAAGTTTTATCCGAAACAAAAGTTGGTGACACTATTTGTGATGCAGCAAAACCATTGAAGGAGGTTTTGCCTGGTTTTAAACCAAGTAAGCCAGTAGTTTTTTGTGGACTATTTCCAGTAGATAGTTCTGAATATCAAAAATTAAAAGATGGGTTAGCAAAATTACAATTGAATGATGCAAGTTTTTCATTTGAACCTGAGTCTTCTTCAGCATTGGGATTAGGTTTTAGATGTGGTTTTTTAGGATTACTTCATTTGGAAATTGTAACAGAAAGATTAGAAAGAGAATTTGATGTCAATTTATTAACTACGACACCAGGTGTTGTTTACAAAGTTTATATGAATAATGGGAGTACTATAGATTTACACAATCCATCAAGTTTGCCTGACTCAACATTAATAAAAACAATTGAAGAGCCCTGGATAAAGGCAACAATTATTACACCTGATCAATATTTAGGATCAATAATTAAGATGTGCCAAGATAAAAGAGGTGTGCAGACCAATTTGAGTTATTCAGGTAATAGAGCAGTTGTTAATTATGAACTACCTCTTAACGAAGTTGTTTTTGATTTTAATGATCGTTTAAAATCAATGACAAGTGGTTACGCTAGTTTTGATTATGAAATTATTGAACATAGAGAAGGAGATTTAGTCAAACTTGGAATTTTAGTAAATGCTGAACCAGTTGATGCTTTGGCTATGATGATACATAAAGATTTTGCCCAAAGAACAGGAAGAGAAGTTTGTGAAAAGCTCAAAGATTTAATTCCAAGACATAATTTTATGATACCAGTTCAAGCAGCAATTGGTGGAAAAATCATAGCAAGAGAAACTATAAAAGGCTTCAAAAAAGATGTATTAACTAAAATTCATGGTGGTGGAGCTACCGATAGAAAAAGAAAACTTTTGGAAAAACAAAAAAAAGGTAAAGCTAGATCGAAGCAATTTGGCAGAGTAGAAATACCTCAAGAAGCATTTATAGGTGTTCTTAAAATAAGCAAAGAAAAATAA